Genomic segment of Arctopsyche grandis isolate Sample6627 chromosome 11, ASM5162203v2, whole genome shotgun sequence:
GAATTCAAATTACTTCTGAGCGCTGGAGTCGATCCCaatattcgagataaaaatgatCAATCACTATTACATTCGGCTGCAACGGGTGGTAGCGTCGACATTCTGCAATTGCTAATCGATAAAGGTCTTGATGTCAACATGACTGACAAAAAAGGTAACACACCACTTCTCTGTGCTGCTCGGAAGAACAGAACTGGAGCATTTAAGCATTTGTTGAATTCGGGAGCACATCTAACGGCAATTAATTCGGAAGGACATACAGCACTCCATATTTGCGCGGAAAACGATGCTTTGGAAGAATTTAAATTGCTTCTGAGTGCGGATGTCGATCCCaatattcgagataaaaatgatCAATCACCATTACATTTGGCTGCAACGCGTGGTAGTGTTCAAATTCTGCAATTGCTGATCGATAAAGGTCTTGATGTAAATATGACTGACCTATTCGGTAACACACCACTTCTCTGTGCTGCTCGTAAGAATAGAACTGGAGCATTAAAGCACTTGTTGAATTCGGGAGCACATCCAACCACATTTAATTCGGAAGGAAAAACAATACTCCATCTTCTCGCGGAAAATAATGCTGTCGAAGAATTCAAATTGCTTCTGAGTGTGGGAGCCGATCCCaatattcgagataaaaataatcaatcgcTATTACATTCGGCTGTAACTGGTGGCAGTGTCAATATTCTGCAATTACTAATCGATAAAGGTTTTGATGTCAATATGACTAACAAATTCGGTGAATCGCCACTTCTTATGGCCGCCTCTTCTGGTGAATGTAAAGTAATAAAATGCTTACTTGAGAACGATGCTGATCCAAAAATTTTATCTAAACAAGGAAATTCTTTATTATACAATGCTGCTTTTGGATGTGACCTCCCGACATTTCACTTCATTAAAGAATTGGGCTTCAATCTCACAGATGTTAATAATATTGGAAATTCTTTGTTGCATTCAGCTGTACAcggaagaaataaaaatatgatcaaATTTTTGGTTGAAAAAGGAATCCATCCAAATATTGCTAATAAATTTGGATTGACTCCATTGCACAATTGTTGCTATGTAGGATATATGTACACCCATATGATGAATATGCTAATTAGACTGGGtgctaatataaatataacgaCCAAATCGAACTGCACGCCCCTGCACTTTGCAGCAACTGGGAATAATCTTCACACTGCCGTTGTATTGATAGAAAAAGGTGCTGACATCAACATTGCTAACAATTTAGGCCAATCTGCTTTACACTATGCATCAATAAAATGTAATCTGGAAATCATTGGGCTTCTACTGACAAACGGTGCTAAAGTAAATGCGTTAGATTCTAAAGGACGAACACCACTACACCACCTTTCACGAAATGGTAAATTCAAAGTTGTGAAACGATTGCTGAAACATGGCGCCGATCCTCGCAACTTGGATAAAGCAGGCCACTCACTGCTGCATCTGGCCGCCATTCACTTCCGATACCAAGCTGTAGATTATGTTATCAGAAACGTAGAGGGCATTGACGTGAATGGCCTAGATGTAGAGGGCAAAACTCCTCTTCATTTGGCAGCCGAGTGTGGAAGAGTCTCCATCGTCGGTCTTCTCATCCGAAATGGAGGCAACACTAGCGCCACGGACAAAAACGGAAGCACGCCTTTAGACTTGgcaaataaatttaaccgtACCAAAGTCATGGATTTCTTCAATTCAGGCTTGCGAGGTAATTTGAGTGCGTCATCttgatttgttttctttttcaaaTTGATTAAATGTGATTTTAACAGTTTGTTTCATTTTCTAATTACAACCACTCGATAATCTCAACGTAGAAATTTCTTCACCAATCgaattctatatatataatacttcatACGAGTGCCATTTACAAGGAATAAATCGCTGTCATGAATGAAACTGTTGATTGGAAATGTGtctaaaacaattaaataattttatattattaagttggatgaatcatttaaatattaagtgttaatacctatttatgtacatgtattatttttactttacgtTGAtagatttgtatatttgtgaagATAATTGACTCTAATTTTCGaaatattcttgtttatttaatattatggcCTAAATGTTTACATCATGTTTGAATTTAACATTTctttatgtaaattattaattaaaaattaattttcttaaaatattttatcgtatATATTCCTATAGCGGAACACTTTTTTgtcttatattttgaaattgagtatttttcataatatttgatTGGGTTAGTTGCAAATTACGTAATggcatatttgtattttattttaacatattagccacagtgacattacagagaatTCCAACGCGTTACTGTGGCCAGTCATTCAATTATaactatacaataataatataatataacataacataacatcgtcataataatgatattacatcataataataataataacatatcatAACATTTATAATTGTTAAAAACAACTACTGGCGTTCCTCAACAacaggattgtgtattatccaatttaatagcttaaaaaaaagtgccttcccataaacataacacgacgagagtccaatgagttgaaacctaacgcccctaataggaaggcactaggatatagccaaggataataaccataatgtaaaaattattgttacatatgtaggtagcaatataacaataattttcTGAGCATGCTAAAATTTCAATCCCTAAGCACATTAAACCCGAAACTTATTATATTTGTCATCATTAAATTCTACGAATaatctttttataaaatatgtaatagatttttttattcctctcggcggccttgcatatgtacaatatcaattttaagtatatgtatgtattatatcgttttaaaatatttctagcACATTTTACTAACAggcttcaaaataaataaataattttatcagaTAACGACGTCCGATGAgataacaattcatattaatacaGCTTTTCGCAGTGTAGTTCTATCAGTACTTCAATCGattgaaaaacaaatattatatgtaaaaataccgTTCTTTAATTCCATTTAAACTCTTGTACGTTCATACATTGATTCACCtaaagaaatttattaattaatcaatttgatTCTAATACATGTTAGCTGCCATCTAAAACTTCTATgacaaaaattgaaataaaaacccGTCTAACGAATAAAAAATACAGAAGTGTCTAACCCACGACTTTacctatgtatttgagaaatatataaaatataaaaaataaaattcgatagggaaacatacatacataaacgttcacacataccggctatgagaaaaTTTGTGGGGCACTTATGTGGGGAAAGGCACAGAAGGCAAAagctctacttccggttgttggattttgatAAAACAAAACTTTACTTAACATCACTtaatattatcataaattttaaacgtataaatgaatttaaaaggtcaaaataaaaccaTTAAACAATGTTGTAAAAAAGTTACTTCATCTGGTTAACGAATTTTATCCAGAACCGCATCAACTtaagtaagtacataaagaatacaaatataaattttcagctcgaaACATTCAGTGGTGTGGAAGAAATCGAGTAGTCACTCACATTGAtataaggattatacttgaattttctcgtgaagaatGCACATATTTAAATGATCGAAAAAATagtgaagaaaaatcgaacaataaTAAACTGCCTCTTCTGGTTGACGGTTTTTCACAAAGTTTTTATATGTGttattaatcttaattttttaaatataaaattttagtttaataaacTTAAAGGTTTCagagacaaacattgattcTCTAGAGCAGGGTTTCTCGAACTTTTTTTGCAATGAAACACTTCGCAAACCCGGAaatttcaactttaatttaaagtaaaaatttaagtaaaaatttaaataaaaagtatattaaaacacatttttattcattatttttaaatataaaactataatataatataaacataaaaatatgaataaataaagcacttaaTCACTTTGATGACTTTGAGTCCTTGAATTGCATATGTTCTTGATATCAGACACAATACTAGTAAGTTGCATTCTAATATCTGGTGAGGCGTCGAGCCTGTTCCTGTACTTTGACTTCGTTGCAGCATAAAAAGAAAATCCCGCTTTGCATAATTAAGttgtagaaaacggaagtaaaataataatagtttgtTTGAAAAACTTCTGAGAAACTCACccagaaataatttaaatgctgatctttgtatttttttttcaaatcagaGTCACTAATTAACTCAATCAGATTTTCATAGTCACATGCGCTTAAGCCTACTGGTTTGCCTGTCACGGAAAATGAATTCCGAACACAGGAATCGGTCCTTACTAGTTTTCGGAAAGTATTGCAAAAAAGTTGTTTTtaagttatgtatgtaggtgtcctaaaaatactttggaaacttcttcatctactttaaaatttaatgcattCAAACATTCATGTAAG
This window contains:
- the LOC143919027 gene encoding uncharacterized protein LOC143919027, whose amino-acid sequence is MTDLFGNTPLLCAARKNRTGALKHLLNSGAHPTTFNSEGKTILHLLAENNAVEEFKLLLSVGADPNIRDKNNQSLLHSAVTGGSVNILQLLIDKGFDVNMTNKFGESPLLMAASSGECKVIKCLLENDADPKILSKQGNSLLYNAAFGCDLPTFHFIKELGFNLTDVNNIGNSLLHSAVHGRNKNMIKFLVEKGIHPNIANKFGLTPLHNCCYVGYMYTHMMNMLIRLGANINITTKSNCTPLHFAATGNNLHTAVVLIEKGADINIANNLGQSALHYASIKCNLEIIGLLLTNGAKVNALDSKGRTPLHHLSRNGKFKVVKRLLKHGADPRNLDKAGHSLLHLAAIHFRYQAVDYVIRNVEGIDVNGLDVEGKTPLHLAAECGRVSIVGLLIRNGGNTSATDKNGSTPLDLANKFNRTKVMDFFNSGLRGNLSASS